From a region of the Ovis aries strain OAR_USU_Benz2616 breed Rambouillet chromosome 2, ARS-UI_Ramb_v3.0, whole genome shotgun sequence genome:
- the NEFM gene encoding neurofilament medium polypeptide isoform X2 encodes MARHLREYQDLLNVKMALDIEIAAYRKLLEGEETRFSTFAGSITGPLYTHRQPSIAISSKIQKTKVEAPKLKVQHKFVEEIIEETKVEDEKSEMEEALTAITEELAVSMKEEVKEEEAEEKEEKEEAEEEVVAAKKSPVKATVPELKEEEGEKEEEEGQEEEEEEEEAAKSDQAEEGGSEKEGSSEKEEGEQEEEGETEAEGEGEEAAAEAKEEKKTEEKAEEVAPKEELVAEAKVEKPEKAKSPVAKSPTAKSPEAKSPTAKSPEAKSPTAKSPEAKSPTAKSPEAKSPTAKSPAAKSPVSKSPAAKSPPAKSPAAKSPAAKSPVEEVKPKAEAGAEKGEQKEKVEEEKKEAKESPKEEKAEKKEEKAKDVPEKKKAESPVKAESPVKEEVPAKPVKVSPEKEAKEEEKPQEKEKEKVEEVGGKEEGGLKESRKEDIAINGEVEGKEEEQETKEKGSGGEEEKGVVTNGLDVSPVDEKKGGDKSEEKVVVTKMVEKITSEGGDGATKYITKSVTVTQKVEEHEETFEEKLVSTKKVEKVTSHAIVKEVTQSD; translated from the exons ATGGCTCGTCATCTGCGAGAATACCAGGATCTCCTCAACGTCAAGATGGCTCTGGATATTGAGATCGCCGCATACAG GAAACTCCTGGAGGGTGAAGAGACCAGATTTAGCACATTCGCAGGAAGCATCACTGGGCCGCTGTACACACACCGACAGCCCTCCATCGCCATATCCAGTAAGATTCAGAAAACCAAGGTAGAGGCTCCCAAGTTAAAGGTCCAACACAAATTTGTTGAGGAGATCATAGAAGAAACCAAAGTGGAAGATGAGAAATCAGAAATGGAGGAAGCCCTGACGGCCATCACTGAGGAACTGGCCGTTTCCATGAAAGAGGAGGTCAAGGAAGAGGAGGctgaagaaaaggaggagaaagaagaagccGAAGAAGAAGTTGTCGCTGCCAAAAAGTCTCCAGTGAAAGCTACTGTGCCTGAActtaaagaagaggaaggagaaaaggaggaggaagagggccaagaggaagaggaagaggaagaggaggctgcTAAGTCAGACCAAGCTGAGGAAGGAGGATCCGAGAAGGAAGGTTCTAGTGAAAAAGAGGAAGGTGagcaagaagaggaaggagaaacagaggctgagggggaaggagaggaagctgCCGCTGAAgctaaggaggaaaagaaaacggAGGAAAAGGCTGAAGAAGTGGCTCCAAAGGAGGAGCTGGTGGCAGAAGCCAAGGTGGAGAAGCCAGAGAAAGCCAAGTCCCCAGTGGCCAAGTCCCCGACGGCCAAGTCCCCAGAGGCAAAGTCCCCAACAGCAAAATCCCCAGAGGCAAAGTCCCCAACAGCAAAATCCCCAGAGGCAAAGTCCCCAACAGCAAAATCCCCGGAGGCAAAGTCCCCAACAGCAAAATCCCCGGCGGCCAAGTCCCCAGTGTCAAAGTCCCCAGCAGCAAAGTCCCCACCGGCAAAGTCCCCAGCAGCAAAGTCTCCAGCGGCAAAATCACCCGTGGAGGAAGTGAAACCCAAAGCAGAAGCTGGAGCTGAGAAAGGAgaacagaaggagaaggtggaagaagaaaagaaagaagcaaaggaatctcccaaggaagagaaggcagagaaaaaggaggagaaggcaaaggATGTGCCAGAGAAGAAGAAGGCTGAATCCCCGGTGAAGGCTGAGTCCCCAGTGAAGGAGGAGGTGCCCGCCAAACCAGTAAAGGTGAGCCCCGAGAAGGAagccaaagaggaggagaagccacaggagaaagagaaggagaaagtggaagaggtgggagggaaggaggagggaggttTGAAGGAATCCAGGAAGGAAGACATAGCCATCAatggggaggtggaggggaaggaggaagagcagGAAACTAAGGAGAAAGGCAGTgggggagaagaggagaaaggagtcGTCACCAACGGGCTAGACGTGAGCCCAGTGGATGAAAAGAAGGGCGGTGATAAAAGTGAGGAGAAAGTGGTGGTAACCAAAATGGTAGAAAAAATCACCAGTGAGGGGGGAGATGGTGCTACCAAGTATATCACCAAATCTGTAACCGTCACTCAAAAGGTCGAAGAGCATGAAGAGACCTTTGAGGAGAAACTAGTGTCTACTAAAAAGGTAGAGAAAGTCACTTCACACGCCATAGTAAAGGAAGTCACCCAGAGTGACTAA
- the NEFM gene encoding neurofilament medium polypeptide isoform X1, with protein sequence MSYTLDSLGNPSAYRRVTETRSSFSRISGSPSSGFRSQSWSRGSPSTVSSSYKRSALAPRLTYSSAMLSSAESSLDFSQSSSLLNGGSGPGGDYKLSRSNEKEQLQGLNDRFAGYIEKVHYLEQQNKEIEAEIQALRQKQASHAQLGDAYDQEIRELRATLEMVNHEKAQVQLDSDHLEEDIHRLKERFEEEARLRDDTEAAIRALRKDIEESSLVKVELDKKVQSLQDEVAFLRSNHEEEVADLLAQIQASHITVERKDYLKTDISTALKEIRSQLECHSDQNMHQAEEWFKCRYAKLTEAAEQNKEAIRSAKEEIAEYRRQLQSKSIELESVRGTKESLERQLSDIEERHNHDLSSYQDTIQQLENELRGTKWEMARHLREYQDLLNVKMALDIEIAAYRKLLEGEETRFSTFAGSITGPLYTHRQPSIAISSKIQKTKVEAPKLKVQHKFVEEIIEETKVEDEKSEMEEALTAITEELAVSMKEEVKEEEAEEKEEKEEAEEEVVAAKKSPVKATVPELKEEEGEKEEEEGQEEEEEEEEAAKSDQAEEGGSEKEGSSEKEEGEQEEEGETEAEGEGEEAAAEAKEEKKTEEKAEEVAPKEELVAEAKVEKPEKAKSPVAKSPTAKSPEAKSPTAKSPEAKSPTAKSPEAKSPTAKSPEAKSPTAKSPAAKSPVSKSPAAKSPPAKSPAAKSPAAKSPVEEVKPKAEAGAEKGEQKEKVEEEKKEAKESPKEEKAEKKEEKAKDVPEKKKAESPVKAESPVKEEVPAKPVKVSPEKEAKEEEKPQEKEKEKVEEVGGKEEGGLKESRKEDIAINGEVEGKEEEQETKEKGSGGEEEKGVVTNGLDVSPVDEKKGGDKSEEKVVVTKMVEKITSEGGDGATKYITKSVTVTQKVEEHEETFEEKLVSTKKVEKVTSHAIVKEVTQSD encoded by the exons ATGAGCTACACGTTGGACTCGCTGGGCAACCCGTCCGCCTACCGGCGGGTGACCGAAACCCGCTCGAGCTTCAGCCGCATCAGCGGCTCCCCGTCCAGCGGCTTCCGCTCGCAGTCGTGGTCCCGCGGCTCGCCCAGCACCGTGTCCTCCTCCTACAAGCGCAGCGCGCTGGCCCCGCGCCTCACCTACAGCTCCGCCATGCTCAGCTCGGCCGAGAGCAGCCTCGACTTCAGCCAGTCCTCGTCTCTGCTTAACGGCGGTTCTGGGCCGGGCGGCGACTACAAGCTGTCCCGCTCCAACGAGAAGGAGCAGCTGCAGGGGCTGAACGACCGCTTCGCGGGCTACATCGAGAAGGTCCACTACCTGGAGCAGCAAAACAAGGAGATCGAGGCGGAGATCCAGGCGCTGCGGCAGAAGCAGGCCTCGCACGCCCAGCTGGGCGACGCGTACGACCAGGAAATCCGCGAGCTACGCGCCACCCTGGAGATGGTGAACCACGAGAAGGCTCAGGTACAGCTGGACTCGGACCACCTGGAAGAGGACATCCACCGGCTCAAGGAGCGCTTCGAGGAGGAGGCACGGCTGCGCGACGACACCGAGGCGGCCATCCGCGCGCTGCGCAAAGATATCGAGGAGTCGTCGCTGGTCAAGGTGGAGCTGGACAAGAAGGTGCAGTCGCTGCAGGATGAGGTGGCCTTCCTGCGGAGCAATCACGAGGAGGAGGTGGCCGACCTGCTGGCCCAGATCCAAGCGTCACACATCACCGTGGAGCGCAAAGACTACCTGAAGACGGACATCTCGACGGCGCTGAAAGAGATCCGCTCCCAGCTCGAGTGTCACTCCGACCAGAACATGCACCAGGCCGAAGAGTGGTTTAAGTGCCGCTACGCCAAGCTCACCGAGGCGGCCGAGCAGAACAAGGAAGCCATCCGCTCCGCCAAGGAAGAGATCGCCGAGTACCGGCGCCAGCTGCAGTCCAAGAGCATCGAGCTCGAGTCAGTGCGCGGCACCAAGGAGTCCCTGGAGCGGCAGCTCAGCGACATCGAGGAGCGCCACAACCACGACCTTAGCAGCTACCAG GATACCATCCAGCAGCTGGAAAATGAGCTTCGGGGCACAAAGTGGGAAATGGCTCGTCATCTGCGAGAATACCAGGATCTCCTCAACGTCAAGATGGCTCTGGATATTGAGATCGCCGCATACAG GAAACTCCTGGAGGGTGAAGAGACCAGATTTAGCACATTCGCAGGAAGCATCACTGGGCCGCTGTACACACACCGACAGCCCTCCATCGCCATATCCAGTAAGATTCAGAAAACCAAGGTAGAGGCTCCCAAGTTAAAGGTCCAACACAAATTTGTTGAGGAGATCATAGAAGAAACCAAAGTGGAAGATGAGAAATCAGAAATGGAGGAAGCCCTGACGGCCATCACTGAGGAACTGGCCGTTTCCATGAAAGAGGAGGTCAAGGAAGAGGAGGctgaagaaaaggaggagaaagaagaagccGAAGAAGAAGTTGTCGCTGCCAAAAAGTCTCCAGTGAAAGCTACTGTGCCTGAActtaaagaagaggaaggagaaaaggaggaggaagagggccaagaggaagaggaagaggaagaggaggctgcTAAGTCAGACCAAGCTGAGGAAGGAGGATCCGAGAAGGAAGGTTCTAGTGAAAAAGAGGAAGGTGagcaagaagaggaaggagaaacagaggctgagggggaaggagaggaagctgCCGCTGAAgctaaggaggaaaagaaaacggAGGAAAAGGCTGAAGAAGTGGCTCCAAAGGAGGAGCTGGTGGCAGAAGCCAAGGTGGAGAAGCCAGAGAAAGCCAAGTCCCCAGTGGCCAAGTCCCCGACGGCCAAGTCCCCAGAGGCAAAGTCCCCAACAGCAAAATCCCCAGAGGCAAAGTCCCCAACAGCAAAATCCCCAGAGGCAAAGTCCCCAACAGCAAAATCCCCGGAGGCAAAGTCCCCAACAGCAAAATCCCCGGCGGCCAAGTCCCCAGTGTCAAAGTCCCCAGCAGCAAAGTCCCCACCGGCAAAGTCCCCAGCAGCAAAGTCTCCAGCGGCAAAATCACCCGTGGAGGAAGTGAAACCCAAAGCAGAAGCTGGAGCTGAGAAAGGAgaacagaaggagaaggtggaagaagaaaagaaagaagcaaaggaatctcccaaggaagagaaggcagagaaaaaggaggagaaggcaaaggATGTGCCAGAGAAGAAGAAGGCTGAATCCCCGGTGAAGGCTGAGTCCCCAGTGAAGGAGGAGGTGCCCGCCAAACCAGTAAAGGTGAGCCCCGAGAAGGAagccaaagaggaggagaagccacaggagaaagagaaggagaaagtggaagaggtgggagggaaggaggagggaggttTGAAGGAATCCAGGAAGGAAGACATAGCCATCAatggggaggtggaggggaaggaggaagagcagGAAACTAAGGAGAAAGGCAGTgggggagaagaggagaaaggagtcGTCACCAACGGGCTAGACGTGAGCCCAGTGGATGAAAAGAAGGGCGGTGATAAAAGTGAGGAGAAAGTGGTGGTAACCAAAATGGTAGAAAAAATCACCAGTGAGGGGGGAGATGGTGCTACCAAGTATATCACCAAATCTGTAACCGTCACTCAAAAGGTCGAAGAGCATGAAGAGACCTTTGAGGAGAAACTAGTGTCTACTAAAAAGGTAGAGAAAGTCACTTCACACGCCATAGTAAAGGAAGTCACCCAGAGTGACTAA